The following are encoded together in the Pygocentrus nattereri isolate fPygNat1 chromosome 3, fPygNat1.pri, whole genome shotgun sequence genome:
- the tmem196b gene encoding transmembrane protein 196 isoform X2, with protein sequence MKGGSFPWTRSLRRNGVHWRMCSNRKIVWSLVALSLFETGVGVASVTLGVLELQGVVQQTHLSTFTPIWSGVFMILFSACCICGLIGGILNIQFVRALARRMDALPSLHLASLTLACIGIGGCTLSTWLTCRLASSEQQRMFMERELSLHHSVEMAEKVKNVHG encoded by the exons ATGAAGGGGGGCTCTTTCCCCTGGACTCGCTCTCTCAGGAGGAATGGTGTCCACTGGAGGATGTGCAGCAATCGGAAGATCGTCTGGAGTCTGGTGGCGCTCTCGCTGTTCGAGACGGGCGTTGGAGTGGCCAGCGTTACGCTGGGCGTGTTGGAGCTCCAAGGCGTGGTGCAGCAAACCCATCTGTCCACCTTCACCCCGATATGGAGCGGCGTGTTC ATGATCCTGTTCTCCGCCTGCTGTATCTGCGGGCTCATCGGGGGCATCCTGAACATTCAGTTCGTGCGAGCGCTGGCCAGGCGGATGGACGCCCTGCCCTCTCTTCACCTGGCCTCGCTCACGCTGGCCTGCATCGGGATCGGGGGCTGCACGCTGTCCACCTGGCTGACCTGCCGGCTGGCCAGCAGCGAGCAGCAGAGGATGTTTATGGAGAGGGAACTTTCTCTACACCACTCTGTGGAGATGGCCGAGAAGGTGAAGAACGTGCACGGCTAA
- the tmem196b gene encoding transmembrane protein 196 isoform X1, which yields MKGGSFPWTRSLRRNGVHWRMCSNRKIVWSLVALSLFETGVGVASVTLGVLELQGVVQQTHLSTFTPIWSGVFFLLCGLCGLLCAKKRTGLTMILFSACCICGLIGGILNIQFVRALARRMDALPSLHLASLTLACIGIGGCTLSTWLTCRLASSEQQRMFMERELSLHHSVEMAEKVKNVHG from the exons ATGAAGGGGGGCTCTTTCCCCTGGACTCGCTCTCTCAGGAGGAATGGTGTCCACTGGAGGATGTGCAGCAATCGGAAGATCGTCTGGAGTCTGGTGGCGCTCTCGCTGTTCGAGACGGGCGTTGGAGTGGCCAGCGTTACGCTGGGCGTGTTGGAGCTCCAAGGCGTGGTGCAGCAAACCCATCTGTCCACCTTCACCCCGATATGGAGCGGCGTGTTC TTCCTGCTGTGTGGACTCTGTGGGCTGCTGTGCGCCAAGAAGAGGACTGGACTGACG ATGATCCTGTTCTCCGCCTGCTGTATCTGCGGGCTCATCGGGGGCATCCTGAACATTCAGTTCGTGCGAGCGCTGGCCAGGCGGATGGACGCCCTGCCCTCTCTTCACCTGGCCTCGCTCACGCTGGCCTGCATCGGGATCGGGGGCTGCACGCTGTCCACCTGGCTGACCTGCCGGCTGGCCAGCAGCGAGCAGCAGAGGATGTTTATGGAGAGGGAACTTTCTCTACACCACTCTGTGGAGATGGCCGAGAAGGTGAAGAACGTGCACGGCTAA